One Fusarium falciforme chromosome 1, complete sequence genomic window carries:
- a CDS encoding C2H2-type domain-containing protein, with protein sequence MASTFEVQDPHTQAFPGQQRPSTSSIDSNQLPPTLSRIDSESLSPINYLETPGSNSSLDQYQPSDYSDFEEDPFFGADFNNIERVDPIFLGDQAVLGPSISPGLVSGQDVDINTYNPLTPEQTASVHTRTPQSDLSHAIKGSAPPELPNCISPQVIQKQFNPPPIVTQTSLTPSQSSSCRSSEDGLAPSVAAMTSPRVTVSMWGKDDETPLHTSIERSFEDSPTTVRGGFESAGDLISSSDNSAVRDSTGQWQRNSVTGHAGLDPNNRTSQETPSINELATRRNDEERKGMVGDWLINKMNDLSVQPAETSQDTINELNRPRDDAHDGVPFNRQTENRVIPGQTYYHGKGEMNQTDYDLIAADRNWADAPMVHGIRNGADGRYQPETSAAAMERFERMCRDTDSIISRAATWGTRRRSLPSLFDLDMSEVTSGGILKKLSVSRGDKGSKPGGLLRGLGTLVRRPSTSQILKRNRTGNDDESIPSNDSRGSQDSKRDSISNKRESLAPPVRMGSWGKKPMPSINTAIVSMGSNIASIGTTHARNGSVSATPVASVTSPKSPFGSLSIKGSIRRQRSKSDLPKPTPASMQTESHPTLVSMWKRETGGPPVAALAKTKNTEYDDEDDDDEDLDESDMKTNPNIIDNITPNLEGFQQHIIDLNPDLANTNNYLVDRIAYQQVQRYKSLLKNKVTHLGLGAKCPSGILCIARGGSAALLDQNNSPQELDPLSSPNDVDDGTPVEGAINHESFRQDIPMPPTSRLPAEFECQLCYTSKKFTKPSDWTKHVHEDVQPFTCTWDKCREPKMFKRKADWVRHENEGHRHLEWWTCDVEACHHQCYRRDNFLQHLVREHKYPEPRVKTKAAIKKAGGAEPTWQKVEQCHRETTKRPQDEPCRFCGKAFPTWKKLTVHLANHMEQISLPVLRLVDAKASELEADTVISPIQDPPPRNILTTPVDQTVSDMQFPGGACGGFPPSTQQMQFQQPGHLIYQPVMPTDAYQQPPGFYQDQFGNVGPNPHAEMGMHPINHSGFNHAAQMQEMPVARHGGYVQQGPNGYMMPSNGVDSYTQTNALGLQQNHGVPMQQMGYDGIMDPSSGNGSPFSGQGSVSPYSHSPNLNANNNNGGNMWSDGRMPGY encoded by the coding sequence ATGGCTTCCACATTCGAGGTCCAAGACCCTCATACTCAAGCCTTCCCTGGCCAACAACGCCCATCGACCTCCTCCATCGACTCGAACCAACTACCACCCACCCTGTCGCGCATCGATAGCGAGTCGCTGTCGCCCATCAACTACCTCGAGACCCCCGGCTCCAACTCTAGCCTTGACCAGTACCAGCCCAGTGACTATAGCGACTTTGAGGAGGACCCTTTCTTCGGCGCCGACTTCAACAACATCGAGAGAGTCGATCCTATCTTCCTTGGAGACCAGGCTGTGCTTGGCCCGTCTATTTCTCCCGGTCTTGTGTCGGGCCAGGATGTGGACATCAACACCTACAATCCATTGACTCCCGAACAAACGGCGTCGGTGCACACAAGAACCCCCCAGAGTGACCTCTCCCACGCGATCAAGGGATCGGCCCCTCCAGAGCTTCCCAATTGCATCTCGCCACAGGTGATTCAGAAGCAGTTCAACCCACCTCCCATCGTCACACAGACCTCCTTGACACCCAGTCAGAGTAGCAGCTGCCGGTCCAGCGAAGACGGCCTGGCGCCTAGTGTTGCGGCCATGACTAGTCCTCGAGTTACTGTCTCAATGTGGGGTAAGGATGATGAGACCCCTCTTCATACCTCTATCGAACGCTCCTTTGAGGATAGTCCGACTACAGTTCGCGGCGGGTTTGAGTCGGCCGGGGACTTGATATCCTCAAGCGACAATTCCGCAGTCCGTGACTCCACAGGGCAATGGCAGCGCAACTCAGTGACTGGACATGCTGGGCTGGACCCCAACAACCGTACCTCGCAGGAGACGCCAAGTATTAACGAGCTGGCTACTAGGCGAAACGATGAGGAGCGGAAAGGAATGGTTGGTGACTGGTTGATCAACAAGATGAATGACCTTTCTGTCCAGCCGGCAGAGACGTCTCAGGACACTATCAATGAGCTCAATCGCCCACGTGATGATGCTCATGACGGGGTCCCATTCAACCGCCAGACCGAAAACAGGGTCATCCCTGGCCAGACTTACTATCATGGCAAAGGCGAAATGAACCAAACAGACTACGACTTGATTGCTGCTGACCGGAACTGGGCCGATGCTCCGATGGTGCATGGCATCAGAAACGGAGCAGATGGGAGATATCAGCCAGAAACGTCGGCAGCTGCCATGGAGAGATTTGAAAGAATGTGTCGAGACACTGATTCGATCATCTCAAGAGCGGCCACGTGGGGCACCCGCCGGCGAAGTCTCCCTAGTCTGTTTGATCTTGACATGTCCGAAGTCACCAGCGGCGGCAttctcaagaagctctcTGTGAGCCGAGGGGACAAGGGGAGCAAGCCAGGCGGCCTGCTCAGGGGTCTCGGAACATTGGTGCGTCGGCCTAGTACCTCTCAAATCCTTAAGCGTAATCGCACCGGGAACGACGATGAGAGTATACCAAGCAACGATAgccgaggaagccaagaCTCGAAGCGCGATAGCATTTCCAACAAACGCGAAAGTCTTGCGCCACCGGTCCGCATGGGAAGCTGGGGCAAGAAGCCCATGCCGTCGATCAATACGGCTATAGTTTCTATGGGTAGCAACATTGCATCCATCGGAACTACACACGCCCGCAATGGATCCGTTAGTGCCACACCTGTGGCATCTGTGACTTCGCCGAAGAGTCCCTTTGGCAGCCTCTCTATCAAGGGCTCCATCCGGCGACAACGAAGCAAGTCGGATCTCCCAAAGCCGACACCAGCCAGCATGCAGACAGAGAGCCACCCGACTCTTGTGTCGATGTGGAAGCGTGAGACGGGAGGACCACCCGTAGCCGCCttggccaagaccaagaataCGGAAtatgacgatgaagacgacgatgacgaggacctGGATGAATCCGATATGAAGACAAACCCCAACATCATCGACAACATCACTCCCAACCTTGAAGGATTCCAGCAGCACATCATCGATCTGAATCCCGACTTGGCCAACACCAATAACTATCTTGTTGATCGTATTGCTTATCAACAAGTGCAACGTTACAAGTCCTTGCTTAAGAACAAGGTTACCCACCTCGGATTGGGTGCCAAGTGCCCTTCCGGTATCCTGTGCATCGCTAGAGGTGGCTCGGCTGCTCTTCTCGACCAAAACAATAGCCCCCAAGAACTTGATCCTCTCTCATCGCCCAACGATGTCGATGACGGGACCCCGGTTGAGGGTGCCATCAACCATGAGAGCTTCCGCCAGGATATTCCCATGCCTCCGACCAGCCGGCTGCCGGCCGAGTTTGAGTGCCAGCTTTGTTACACGAGCAAGAAGTTTACGAAGCCCTCTGACTGGACCAAGCACGTTCATGAGGATGTGCAACCCTTCACTTGCACCTGGGACAAGTGCAGGGAGCCAAAGATGTTCAAGCGCAAGGCTGACTGGGTTCGACACGAGAACGAAGGACATCGCCATCTTGAATGGTGGACGTGCGATGTTGAGGCTTGCCATCACCAGTGCTATCGACGTGACAACTTCCTTCAGCATCTCGTGCGAGAGCACAAGTATCCTGAGCCAAGggtcaagaccaaggccgcGATAAAGAAGGCAGGCGGTGCGGAGCCTACATGGCAAAAGGTTGAGCAGTGCCACCGAGAGACAACGAAGCGGCCACAAGATGAGCCCTGCAGGTTCTGTGGCAAGGCGTTCCCGacctggaagaagctgacGGTTCACCTGGCAAACCACATGGAGCAAATATCACTGCCGGTGCTGCGCCTGGTGGATGCCAAGGCCAGTGAGCTCGAAGCAGACACTGTCATCAGCCCAATTCAGGATCCTCCTCCACGAAACATCCTCACAACGCCTGTCGACCAAACCGTTTCTGATATGCAATTCCCTGGGGGGGCTTGCGGGGGATTCCCACCTAGTACTCAACAGATGCAATTTCAGCAACCGGGCCACCTGATCTACCAGCCAGTCATGCCGACGGACGCATATCAACAACCCCCTGGATTTTACCAAGACCAATTTGGCAATGTCGGGCCCAATCCGCATGCGGAGATGGGGATGCATCCTATTAACCACAGCGGCTTTAACCACGCCGCGCAGATGCAGGAAATGCCTGTTGCCCGCCACGGGGGCTACGTGCAGCAAGGCCCTAACGGCTATATGATGCCGAGCAACGGGGTAGATTCATACACCCAAACGAATGCGCTTGGGCTTCAGCAAAACCACGGAGTACCGATGCAACAGATGGGGTACGACGGGATAATGGACCCGTCCAGCGGCAATGGAAGCCCATTTAGTGGACAGGGATCAGTATCGCCTTATTCGCACTCACCAAACTTGAatgccaacaacaacaatggcGGAAACATGTGGAGCGATGGGCGGATGCCTGGATATTAG
- a CDS encoding TRP-N domain-containing protein, giving the protein MTRSHSQWSAWKVVATAAALVTGVLGDNVLKTSGFSDCGTVPDITVERLNLSYDNDKQEVTFDVAGTSKTRRNVSAYLEVTAYGRQVYQNSFNPCEQGIKQLCPVPADHFAAKGTQKIPAEWANKVPAIAFQVPDIAAQATLKLLSLDDDKEQVACIQSQVQNGKTASVNAVTYLSVGVIGAALVVSGATAASSALGGASAASGGIPSPSFAETLGWFQGMAMNGMLSVDYPPVYRSFAKNFGFSAGIIPWQQIQISIDNFRGMTGGDLTTDSVEFLKNATLVFPDNSTSTPEQHSFKVKRAFDTFESLARLATRGELETSVGGSSESSESGESGATNVISVSGISAFVQQYSVPKSNTFMTVLLVVAIIIAAIIVGILLVKVILEIWALFASFPKSLAGFRQHYWGSIARTITHLILVLYGIWVLYCVFQFTQGDSWAAKTLAGVTLAIFTAILAFFTWKIFSTVRKLKSSEGSPDGLYQNKEIWIKYSLFYESYKKEYWWIFIPTIVYLFAKGCTLAVGDGNGLPQTIAQLVVESIMLILLVWARPFERKSGNIIGIAIQTVRVLSVACILIFVHELNIPQDSKTVAGVVLIAVQSALTGLLVILIIWNAINLLVKENPHRKRRKEMEKAQRDMDTLTPLDARNSLLLDRKDNTNTSINMFPVSVPIQEKQHQRSMSRDNYVAAEEGLRANDYSSSPPSYYRDLTAMDHNDSQHAQGAAPVAWAHRAPSPPGMGRYDNEYGGYSPLNRQSYRYGNGGGYRGF; this is encoded by the exons ATGACTCGATCTCACTCACAGTGGAGCGCATGGAAGGTGGTTGCGACGGCCGCGGCTCTCGTCACTGGCGTTCTGGGTGACAATGTTCTCAAGACTTCTGGCTTCTCCGACTGCGGTACCGTTCCCGACATCACGGTTGAGAGGCTTAACCTTAGctacgacaacgacaagcaGGAGGTTACTTTTGATGTGGCCGGCACTAGCAAGACGAGACGGAACGTGTCTGCTTATCTCGAAGTGACAGCATACGGCCGCCAAGTCTATCAGAACAGCTTCAACCCTTGCGAACAGGGTATCAAGCAGCTCTGCCCCGTACCTGCTGACCATTTCGCTGCCAAGGGCACTCAGAAGATCCCTGCTGAGTGGGCAAACAAGGTCCCTGCCATCGCTTTCCAGGTCCCCGATATTGCTGCTCAAGCGACTCTTAAGCTCTTGagtctcgacgacgacaaagaGCAGGTTGCCTGTATTCAATCTCAAGTCCAAAACGGCAAGACTGCCTCGGTTAACGCCGTAACTTACCTCTCTGTCGGTGTTATTGGAGCCGCCCTCGTCGTCTCTGGTGCCACGGCCGCATCGTCTGCTCTTGGTGGTGCTAGCGCTGCCAGTGGTGGTATCCCCAGTCCCAGCTTCGCAGAGACTTTGGGATGGTTCCAGGGCATGGCCATGAACGGCATGCTGTCAGTCGACTACCCGCCCGTGTACCGCAGCTTCGCAAAGAACTTTGGTTTCTCGGCTGGTATCATCCCCTGGCAGCAGATCCAGATCTCCATCGACAACTTTCGCGGCATGACAGGAGGCGACCTCACCACGGACAGCGTCGAATTCCTCAAGAACGCTACGCTCGTCTTCCCCGACAACTCGACCAGCACCCCGGAGCAGCACTCATTCAAGGTCAAGCGAGCTTTCGACACTTTTGAGTCATTGGCCAGATTGGCCACCCGTGGTGAGCTGGAGACTTCAGTCGGCGGCTCAAGCGAATCTTCTGAATCTGGCGAGTCTGGTGCTACCAACGTCATCTCCGTTTCTGGAATCTCGGCCTTTGTCCAGCAGTACAGCGTGCCCAAGTCCAACACCTTTATGACTGTTCTGCTGGTGGTTGCCATCATCATTGCCGCCATCATTGTCGGTATTCTTCTGGTCAAGGTCATTCTCGAGATTTGGGCTCTGTTCGCCAGCTTCCCCAAGTCTCTGGCTGGTTTCCGTCAGCATTACTGGGGCTCCATCGCTCGAACCATCACTCACCTTATCCTGGTGCTCTACGGTATCTGGGTTCTGTACTGCGTGTTCCAATTCACTCAAGGTGACTCGTGGGCGGCAAAGACTCTGGCTGGTGTGACGCTGGCCATCTTCACCGCCATCCTTGCCTTCTTCACGTGGAAGATCTTCAGCACCGTCCGCAAGCTCAAGAGCTCCGAGGGTAGCCCTGATGGCCTGTACCAGAACAAGGAGATCTGGATCAAGTACTCTCTCTTCTACGAGTCGTACAAGAAGGAGTACTGGTGGATCTTCATCCCCACCATCGTCTACCTCTTCGCCAAGGGCTGCACCCTTGCCGTTGGCGATGGAAACGGCCTGCCCCAGACAATTGCCCAGCTCGTCGTTGAGAGCATCATGCTCATCCTGCTCGTCTGGGCTCGGCCCTTTGAGCGCAAGTCTGGCAACATCATCGGCATCGCCATCCAGACTGTGCGCGTCCTGTCGGTGGCTTGCATTCTCATCTTTGTTCATGAGCTCAACATTCCTCAAGACAGCAAGACGGTTGCTGGCGTAGTCCTGATCGCCGTGCAGTCCGCCCTCACTGGTCTTTTGGTGATCCTCATTATCTGGAACGCCATCAACCtcctggtcaaggagaacCCCCACCGCAAGCGAAGAAAGGAGATGG AGAAAGCTCAGCGTGACATGGACACGCTCACTCCTCTGGACGCCCGCAActcgctcctcctcgaccgcaaggacaacaccaacactaGCATCAACATGTTCCCCGTCTCGGTCCCCATTCAAGAGAAGCAGCACCAACGGTCCATGTCCCGTGACAACTATGTTGCTGCTGAGGAAGGCCTGCGGGCAAACGATTACTCTTCGAGCCCTCCTTCGTACTACCGAGACTTGACCGCCATGGATCACAACGACTCGCAACACGCTCAAGGCGCTGCCCCTGTAGCCTGGGCCCATAGAGCGCCAAGTCCGCCAGGCATGGGGCGCTATGACAACGAGTACGGTGGTTACAGCCCTCTCAACAGGCAATCATACAGGTACGGAAACGGGGGCGGCTACAGAGGCTTCTGA
- a CDS encoding RNA-ligase domain-containing protein: MPRKLVTVRQVSALTPIPGADRTVAASVDGWTCVVAIGEFKSGDLGLYFEIDSLLPGSDPRWAFLANPAPDGNDNGPTPDIRIRTRRVRGVVSQGLLMPLSKFPEVVAAVKSLPPEELKETSFEDMLKVRKFEDPSTLLPVSGGGTALPEFPYFILKTDQERVQNMPEVFDSHADEVFQESTKMDGSSMTVFYVRADSPHYPLLAPEIVTDPSGYFGVCSRNRTLVEGHPRSPPLFWFTARKLNLPATLSALGRNVAIQGELCGSSIQANYEGFPKNTHNFFIFSVWDIDAQRYLPPREVHDEWAPRLGVPHVPVHGYRLLREIGGSVAELVKRAEGQGVNGRKREGIVLKREDGGFSFKAISNSYLIKHGE; this comes from the coding sequence ATGCCGCGAAAGCTCGTCACCGTCCGGCAAGTATCAGCCCTCACACCAATCCCCGGCGCCGACCGCACCGTCGCCGCCTCGGTCGACGGTTGGACATGCGTCGTCGCCATCGGAGAATTCAAGTCCGGTGACCTCGGCCTGTACTTTGAGATCGACTCCCTCCTGCCCGGGTCGGACCCCCGGTGGGCATTTCTGGCAAACCCCGCTCCGGATGGAAATGACAACGGCCCCACACCGGACATCCGGATCAGGACGCGCCGGGTCCGGGGCGTCGTTTCGCAGGGCCTGCTCATGCCGCTGTCCAAGTTCCCAGAGGTAGTCGCCGCCGTCAAGAGCCTCCCTCCcgaggagctgaaggagaCTAGTTTCGAGGACATGCTCAAGGTCCGCAAGTTTGAGGATCCCTCGACGTTGTTGCCTGTCTCCGGCGGTGGCACTGCCCTACCAGAGTTTCCCTACTTTATCCTCAAGACGGACCAGGAGCGTGTGCAAAACATGCCAGAGGTGTTTGACTCCCACGCAGACGAGGTGTTCCAGGAGTCCACAAAGATGGACGGCTCCTCCATGACGGTGTTCTACGTCCGCGCCGACAGCCCCCACTACCCGCTCCTGGCCCCGGAGATTGTAACCGACCCATCGGGCTACTTCGGCGTATGCTCCCGGAACCGGACACTCGTCGAGGGCCACCCAAGAAGTCCACCGCTCTTCTGGTTCACGGCACGGAAGCTCAACCTCCCCGCGACACTCTCGGCGCTGGGTAGAAACGTAGCCATCCAGGGCGAGCTGTGCGGGTCTAGCATCCAGGCCAACTACGAGGGCTTCCCCAAGAACACGCACAacttcttcatcttttcCGTGTGGGACATTGACGCCCAGCGCTACCTGCCTCCAAGGGAGGTACATGATGAGTGGGCGCCGCGGTTGGGTGTGCCGCACGTCCCTGTGCATGGATATCGGCTGTTGCGCGAGATTGGAGGGAGCGTGGCTGAGCTCGTCAAGCGGGCCGAGGGCCAAGGCGTCAacgggaggaagagggagggCATCGTGCTGAAGCGAGAGGATGGCGGGTTCAGCTTCAAGGCCATATCGAACTCGTACCTGATTAAGCACGGGGAGTGA
- a CDS encoding Aminotran-5 domain-containing protein: protein MLHAVYEAMADTDCLSLQTEIKTVASQPLRMAVGTGVMEYNPSVDRFRDDEYPNMAQGAYLDHGGATIYSRSLISSFSHAMISNLWGNPHSENLPAKLSGEMVDNIRAKTLDFLGADPDHFDLVFVANATAAIKLVADGFRDLGEKTPTKSFWYGYHREAHTSIIGVRELTSGDYHCFEDDESVDKWLDYPSNPEVRKSKPTGLGLFAYPGQSNLSGRRLPKGWLRRIRENPQLRNTYTLFDAAALAMTTSLGSLFSDPSDAPDFTCLSFYKIFGFPDLGALVVRRASGHVLNLRRYFGGGTVAQLFPLNGDTRVAKKVPGLGDQYDMWNIHDGLEDGTLPFHSILALGLAIDTHIRLYGSMDAISRHCCYLARSLYKSLVALRYPNGAPVVEIYVDDPCAYGDPSRQGATFAFNIMRQDGTYVPWTDVEKLANDAGVYIRAGGVCCPGGVSKALEYEEWEWNRMFSSGHACGANEMAIINRRPTGIVRASLGAMTTKADIQALLHFLHNQFISEAKTAPLLEASKDSIHLPLREAYAIHGMANESYLKDL, encoded by the exons ATGCTACATGCTGTGTATGAGGCCATGGCTGATACTGACTGTCTCTCCCTACAGACAGAAATAAAGACAGTGGCTTCTCAGCCTCTCAGGATGGCGGTTGGAACAGGAGTCATGGAGTATAACCCGTCGGTTGACAGGTTCAGAGATGACGAGTATCCCAACATGGCCCAAG GGGCCTATCTCGATCATGGCGGCGCCACCATCTACTCTCGATCTCTCATAAGCAGCTTCTCTCACGCAATGATCAGCAACCTATGGGGCAACCCACACTCGGAGAACCTACCAGCGAAGCTCTCGGGTGAGATGGTGGATAATATTCGTGCCAAGACTCTCGACTTCCTTGGTGCTGACCCTGACCATTTCGATCTTGTGTTCGTCGCAAACGCCACGGCCGCCATCAAGCTGGTGGCAGACGGGTTTCGAGATCTCGGAGAAAAGACTCCGACAAAGAGCTTCTGGTATGGATATCACAGGGAGGCTCACACCAGTATAATTGGTGTTCGGGAGCTTACGTCTGGGGATTATCACTGctttgaggatgacgagagcGTCGACAAATGGCTCGACTATCCCTCCAACCCTGAGGTTCGAAAGAGCAAACCCACAGGCTTGGGCCTATTTGCATATCCCGGTCAGTCGAACCTCAGTGGCCGCCGGCTACCAAAGGGATGGTTAAGGAGAATACGAGAGAACCCTCAGCTTCGAAACACGTACACACTCTTTGACGCAGCAGCCCTCGCCATGACGACGTCACTCGGCTCACTGTTCAGCGACCCTTCCGATGCGCCCGACTTTACCTGCCTCTCGTTCTACAAGATCTTTGGATTTCCGGATCTCGGCGCCCTGGTGGTCAGGCGGGCATCGGGACACGTACTCAACCTAAGAAGATATTTCGGAGGAGGGACGGTGGCACAACTGTTTCCTTTGAATGGTGACACTCGCGTTGCGAAGAAGGTTCCCGGCTTAGGAGATCAGTACGACATGTGGAACATCCACGACGGTCTCGAGGACGGGACTCTTCCGTTCCACAGCATCTTGGCCCTTGGACTGGCCATTGATACTCATATTCGACTCTATGGCTCCATG GATGCTATTTCTCGACATTGCTGCTACCTGGCGCGTTCCCTTTACAAGAGTCTTGTGGCTCTCAGGTATCCAAACGGCGCTCCCGTCGTTGAGATCTATGTCGATGACCCTTGCGCATATGGAGACCCTTCGCGACAGGGGGCGACGTTCGCCTTCAACATTATGAGGCAGGATGGCACCTATGTTCCTTGGACGGATGTTGAGAAGCTAGCCAATGATGCTGGGGTGTATATCCGAGCTGGCG GTGTCTGTTGCCCTGGTGGTGTTTCAAAGGCTCTTGAGTACGAGGAGTGGGAGTGGAACAGGATGTTCTCGAGCGGACACGCCTGCGGTGCTAACGAGATGGCCATTATTAACAGAAGACCAACTGG TATTGTTCGCGCCAGCCTTGGTGCCATGACTACAAAAGCCGACATTCAAGCTCTACTGCACTTTCTCCATAACCAGTTCATATCAGAGGCCAAGACAGCCCCGTTGCTCGAGGCTTCCAAGGATTCGATACATCTACCTCTGCGAGAGGCGTATGCGATACATGGAATGGCGAACGAAAGCTACCTAAAGGATTTGTAG